The DNA sequence GCGTCGACGGGCCGCGCTGGTTCCTGCGCGGAGTGATCTCCGGCCAGGGCGCCGTCCAGCCGGAGGCCGCCGGTCTGCTGGAGACGGTCTTCCGGGACACCGTGGTCGTCCGCGGCGACGGCCCGATGGCCCCCCGCGACCCGATCGTCCTCAAGCTCCCCAACGACGCCCAGATGGTTCCCGAGGGCGTGCAGCAGGAGGAGCAGGAGGGCTCGAAGTTCTCCGGCGGCATGGGCCAGCTCCAGCGCGGTCCCGAGATCACCGAGGTCCGCTAGCGGTACGCGGCGGGACTTCGCGGTAGTCGCGGTACAGGCCGGTGGGCCGCACCCCTTTCCGCGGGTGCGGCCCACCGGCCATTGCCCGGTCGTGTGCCGGACGCACATACTGGCGGGCGACGGCGCAGGCCACGTGATGACGGGGGAGCAGCATGACCGAGAGCACCAGCGGGCAGTCCGGTACGGCCCTCGCCGAGGACCCGGCCCGTACGGCCATGGTCACGGTCGAGGACCTGCACCGCTCGTACGGGAGCGGAGCGGCGGCCGTGCACGCCCTGCGCGGGGTGTCGTTCGAGATCCCGCGCGGTGAGCTGGTCGCGCTCAAGGGCCGCTCCGGCTCCGGCAAGACCACTTTGCTCAACCTGGTCGGCGGCCTGGACACCCCGGACGGCGGCCGGATCACCGTCGACGGCACCGAGCTGGCGGGGCTCGGCGAGAAGGGGCTCCTGGAGCTGCGCAGGGACCGGGTCGGCTTCATCTTCCAGTCCTTCGGGCTCATCCCGATCCTGACCGCCGCCGAGAACGTCGGCGTACCTCTGCGGCTGCGCAGGGCCGACCCTGCCGAGCGCGACGAGCGGGTCGCCCTGCTGCTCTCCCTCGTCGGCCTCGCCGACCACGCCGAGCAGCGCCCCGGCGAGCTCTCCGGCGGCCAGCAGCAGCGCGTCGCCATCGCCCGCGCCCTCGCCAACCGGCCCGCCCTCCTGAT is a window from the Streptomyces sp. MMBL 11-1 genome containing:
- a CDS encoding ABC transporter ATP-binding protein, with translation MTESTSGQSGTALAEDPARTAMVTVEDLHRSYGSGAAAVHALRGVSFEIPRGELVALKGRSGSGKTTLLNLVGGLDTPDGGRITVDGTELAGLGEKGLLELRRDRVGFIFQSFGLIPILTAAENVGVPLRLRRADPAERDERVALLLSLVGLADHAEQRPGELSGGQQQRVAIARALANRPALLIADEPTGQLDAETGLAVMELLRAVVRSENVTALVATHDPQLLGLADRVLELSDGHIVEHG